tgccgCACGAGCCTCCAAAGCTCTATCTTGATGATCTCCAGCGTGTTCTACCAACGAGCAGGACCCCACAACCAGCTTTCCCTCCACTCCGGCCTCTCCCTGGTGAACATCGGGAATGGTGCCTCCGTCGTGTTCCTAATGTAGATCCACTCACCATGCCATCCCTAGTTGGAGTCACTGGGGGAGTACGTCAGGTAGGGGACCAATGGCTTAGGCCGCTTCTACAGGGCAAACCCACCGACCGGAGTGATTCTAGGCAGTTTCCCCTCAGACAGGGCCTGCCCGCTGAAGATTCACCAGAAGAggtccatgtgtggctccatcccaagtaAGGCCTCATAGACGATGATGAACctagcgatgtgcagcaccctagttgggttgaggtgctacaactccaggccccactcattgaggagactGTGTGGAAACCAATGCATGGGGTACCCAAGCTCACGCTCATGGAATgcaaggaaggagacgacctcatCGGCCCAGGGTTGCAGAACAACCTCCCCTGGTGCGAGAGCCCTCCAATACGCCACTTCCTTCGACaggagcagccccttctcagcaaaggcggccaacacctcctcatccatgttggaaGGCCTCTAGTTCGACATCGTGCCATGGATCTAAGAGCGGATCTATAAGTTTTCCCTCTCCCTCGCTCTGCTCTACTCTCTCCTAAAAACCCCGCAGCACATGAAGGTGCTTAGcaagaagaaggaagaggaagcGGTGGTGGTGAAGGTAAGGCGAAGAGACGGGAGAAAAAAAACCCTCTCCTCGCCCCTATTTAAATGCGAAAGGATGTGCAGCGGGACGTGGCCTGGCTGTCGAGACACGCCTGCCCGATGGAACATCGCTTGGCTGGCGAGATGTGGACTGGgcggggcccaccactaccacacctCGGGCACGGGAAATGACGCGCAACCGCACACATATGACCCTCTGCTTTCCCAGGaaaggtttggaggggcccaccaatggaatctccatcgaggagaagtCAATCGAACAGCTGCCGAGAAaagggtaaggagcagtgggatgcccaatgcaggttatgccgactccatcatgaatgatggacctggattccactcagacatatccgataggagctccccgaacccatcactccaaccatcgaggtaactttaccaacccccattttacttttctagtgcatgagcattcattcatccattctcatgcatgcatttatacattcatcccatacatccaaacatcacatatgcaattgttgcatcacgaTGCTTCGCGccgcatcacgaagcggtagtcgtctcattcgatgtGAGCGGCGACCAACtagggttcgaaggtcggcccacaaagggcttgaggccacctcgcgtcaaatagagctaggggagaaaacacagatgagccccaacggACCTCGCCCGATCCACTCAGAAGcgaacagggtcatctcgaccttctcattcgatcttgacctcgagccatgcccacaaaatctccatcaaggggaggccagcgggccacctgagtcagtctccgaaacgactcaggcatctgccgggaggcgggttaaggagcagtggaatgccgcATGAGgactatgccgaccccgttatgaacaacggacccggattccactcggacatgcccgttagtgagctcagcAAGCGCGTCActagagccatcgaggcaagcgatgttagctcaacTCCTCTAGTTGCAGAAACCGTGGATAGGGTGATGCACGAAACTCGAGCAACCCCGACTGGCCCCTAGTGGCTTGAGCCGACAGATCTTGACTCAGGAACTCGACCGACCGCACAGGTTGCGGTCGGAATGGACACGGGCGAACAGCCCGACCGAAAGAGACAAGAGTCCACAGCACCAAaaaagagtaccaaggtgctcagcctccGACCGACTCCCTAGTTGGccgcaggctcaggggctacacccacctagtgcgctcgcgcgcacctggCGGAAAACGGATTACCAGCGAGTCTCCTCCTTAGGGGCTGGGTGCCTATGTCTGCACAACACGCCTCCGCGACCTTTGCCAGTCCCCTCCTTAGGGGCTGGGTGCCAATATCCCTCTGGCGCGCCTCCGCGGTTTTCACTAGTCTTCCACATAGAGGCTGGTCGCCTAAATCCTACTCAGTTACCCTACGTAGTACAACAAACCAAAGGGGAAAACATCAAAGTTCCAATAATAGCCCGCCTCCACGGCACAATGGGCACAGGAATTACAAAGCAAATAAAAGCTTTCACTAAGCTAAAGACACAAGCCCTAGACTTTTACAATAACACAAAAAGTGTGTGTGAACAGCCCTGGGACTGCTCCGCACCTTGGGGCATGAAGCGAAACAAGGGAGCCAAAATCCTTTGTTCTCCCGCTACAATGCTCTCCTCCATCTCTCCATCCTCTGATCTAAAATCCAGGACAGGGGCCCGTTCGAGATGTACGATGCTCTCTCCTTATGAGAGATCTTTTAGCATTGTACTCCTGTGCGCCCTCAAAAGCGGCAACTCAACAACCCCTTCATGGCTTCACAAAAGCCccaaaagggctcgggggctccaatcgagttcataaacccggggtcccaaTGGATCTGCTTCCCTACAATacttggcccagcaggcggcgcagCGACAGCGCGCGTCTACGTCGGACCAGATAGACAATGACAAGACGAAACCATGATCCGGTTCCCGATCGGCACCTTCGGCCAGGAGATCTAGTCGGAgccccgaccggaaggcctggccttgGTGGGACCGCAATCCGACTTTGACCCCCTTTCTCCAACCGAGAATACGTTAGACCTCTGCTCACTActctttcccgaccgacacggtcggggacGACTGGGAACGagcgaccggggacgcccactcggtgtgGGCTCGGGGAGCAAGCGGAGCAGATAAgttaaggcgctcaagtcaatcgtaatatcgaggaccgtaccctaccatgccctgcgcacctgcaggGCGGTGTCATCAGGCCATGTCAGACAGACACTGTACAGCCTGCCAGACGCGTCAGAgcatgaacagtgttgtgggcaccgatgtTGGCCGTACTAGGTGAACACTGTGCAGCCTACCAGATACAACATAGCATGAATAGTAAGGTGAGCGATGGCAGCATAAACAGTATGGCGGGCGACGGCGGCCATCcatacccgatggcgtgggcaacaagactagacaGCGCCCATATACACACACTCTCTCtgacttataaggccatccccttcaactataaaaggggatgcgctctctcctaggACGGGAGGACACGACAGCTCAACAGCTCTAGAACTCGACAGCTATACagtctacacgctctcaacagctgataagctcgacacacagagcatacgctccaatacttagcgcacgtttgagcatccgtcactctctcccactcggttcagagtccgatcgGGCCTCTACACcgccttctcattccttactcgtttgtaaccccacagtaaactttgagcacctggctcaggaataaagtcaccgaccaactgaaACTGgatatagggcacgttgcctgaaccagtataaatcctgtgtcatcgcGTGCTAGGTCACATCAGATCACAACGCACaggaaaactacaaatatttacttgttggccacatTTTGCACCGACAAATCCCATTTTGCAACAGATGGAAGATCTCAGCTGGAGCTTCGAAGCCTTTGATTTGGTTTTCATTAATTGAAGATGTAATAGATTAGCTCATGAGTGTGCTTATCTAGTTTCCCATGATAACCTAGTGGAGGAGTGGCTTATAACCCTACCTGGTCTTAGGATATCTCAGACCACGATTGTAATCTTGTTCacgactaaggccctgtttggcatgactccaactctgggtggagctgctccactccagaactccaggtggagccagctctaggtggagttggagctgtctgatgatggtgtttggctgGGAGGGTGTTCCCAGCTCCAGAAAAGATGAGTTTGAGGGTAGATTGCCATTCTTGCCCCGGGTTCGACTTGGACTACTTCtcacaaatatgaaatgaaagtaCATGCAGTGTAGTcgaaaataataataaattacaTGTCATTTGCCTAGAACCAAAATTACGAAATAAGTTCATAGTTCCAAAATAAGGTTATTACAATAATCATTGCACTAATTCCATGCTAGGGCGATGGATGTAGCCATATTATCACGAAAGGTGTCCATAGTCACAAAGCTTGATTCCGAAGTTGATCCATCGGAGGCATGTTGAGACACGGCATACTTGTTGTACCTTTCCGGAATAGTAGGCATGTAGGTAGGATCTCTATCAAAATTAGCAAAGTCCACATCAACACTAGCATGTTCACGTATGAAATTGTGTAGGACCATGGTAGCAGCAACAATCTTCTTTTGTGTGACCATTGAATAACCGGGTATCTTGTAAAGGATTTGCCATTTCATTTTTAATACTCCAAATGAGCGCTCAATAACATTACGAACAGATGAGTGTATACGGTTGAACTTCTCTTTTGGAGTATTTGGTTCCATACCTCGATGCCACTCGGGTAAGTGGTATCTTTCACCCTTGTATGGAGCTAAGTACCCCGGGCGATTAGGATAGCCCGCATCTACAACCAAGTGCATTCAAGTGTGTGTTTGGCCGATTTCCTTTTCCAACTTGTTCGGCAAACAACATACACAGTACTCGAGTGTTCTCTGAGTTCCAATCAATTTCAGACATCTATCGAACTCACAAATTTCATATTAGAAGGCAAGTTACCTAATTTCTGTTACCAAGACTCTAATCAGTTAAGACTAATGTCAAATGCAAATACAGCTCAAATTCAAAGAGATTGCCCAGCCGGAGAGCAGCAGATCAACCCCCATGGTCAGGGGCAGGGATACAGATACAATTAGCCAACTAGCCATGAATGTAATATAGAAATCCAGAAAAGAATCTAAGCATTGAGCACGTGTTGGATAGAGATGGAAGCAGACAGAACTGCATCATAGAATAGTTCATTCATGTAGCAAATTTTTTAGCTAGCAATGCTTCTGATTTCATTCAGAGAATGGATAGTCACTGACTGCAAGGTACTAAAATCAACATGCCACACATTCACTACACTATAACAGAGCATGCAGCCCAATTCATGCAATTGCAGAGCATCGATACAGAGCATGCATCCCAAAAACAAAGCAGGAACAATACCTTGGGGGGCCTCTGCGGACGGCTGTTGGCGGGCCTCTGCGGCCGTCGGTGGGGGGCTGCGACCTGCGGGGGATCTTCGGCGGCGTGGGGCAGCGACCAGCGTCGGGGCTTCTGCGGCAGGCGATGGGACTCGTGCAGACGTGGAGGGAGGCGGAGCTAGGCGACCGGGCGGGGGATCTCCGACGTCGGGGCTTCTGCGGCCAGTGTCGGGGCTTCTGCGGCAGGCGGCAGTCCTCGCAAAGACGTGGCGGGAGGCGGAGCTTCTACGGCCGGGCGGGGGATCTCCGGCGTTGGGGCTTCTGCGGCAAGCCTCGTGCAGACGTGGCGGGAGACGGAGCTACGCGGCCTGACGGGGCTAGGAGAACGGCAGCAGGGCTCGGCCGGCCGGCGATGGGGGTGGACGGCGGCCGCCTGTCTGCCtggcggcggcggaaaccctaacGGCGGCCTCGCGAGAAGAGGACAGACGGAGGCTAGGTACGGGGAAAATGAGATGCGCGGGGGGTGCGGGGGGGACTCGAAGAATAGAAGCGAATCGTTTTTCTGTGTAACCAGTGGCATTGGTGGGTAATTATCCATCAACTCTACGAGTAGGTTCAAAAGAGAGGGTTCTAGAGCAgcaaaagaggtgctccaaaactccacctCTATTTGCACTACAGCTCCATAAAGTTAGCAGCTCCATGGAGTTTTGGAGTGGGAGTGTTTGGCTTGATTTTTTTTTATGAAGTTATTGGAGTTTAGGAGTGGAGCCATGTCAGGGCCTAGTATACGAAGCTCCGGTtcctaacaaaaaaaaaaaaaaaagtctccaggaaagaaaaaaaaagaaaacgaaaAAGAAATAAATACTCCCACTCCCTCGTCCACCAGCACGAGAGGCTACGGACGCATCACCGCCGGCCTCCCTCTCTGCCCACCCGTGCTGCACCCGTCGGCCCCGCTCCTCAGcttccatcttgtgttggttagtATTCGTTTGCTGTTGGATGACTTTCTTTGTTCTGATCCTGGTGGACCGTAGATCTAATCCGGCTGACTTGTTCTTCACAGCGACTCTTTCTTGTCGAAGAGTTTGGAGGcatggggaggaaggggaagtgGTTCGGTGCCGTCAAGAAGGTTTTTAGTCCTGAACCTAAGGAGAAGGAGGTAACGGCTCTAGGGATTCTTCTGTACGGGGCATTGTGTTGGATTTCCGTTTTAGTTTGTACTAGCCTTTGAACAGGATCTAAATCTCTCCTTTCCTCACTGCAAAGATTCCAGTCTCCTGATTTCAAATGTTGATGATAGAAATGCCAAATTTTCACTGACAGCTGCACACAATTTAATTTCTCACTTGTGGCCTTTTTTCAACTATGCTGTTGTGTGATGAAAAATGGAACAGGGATTATTTTAGCTTCACATTCAATAATTCCTGTACCGCCTTTTTGCATACTCCGGTATGGACTGAATTGTGCTCACAGACCAAATTATGCTGATGAAATGAACAGAAACTGCGGAAGAAGCTAGCAGCTGGCAATCCAAGCCCACCCCTAGATCTAACCCCATCCACCTCCTTGGAAGTCAATATTTCAGTGCCACCCCCTCCAGCTCTACCATCTCTTACATCAAATTGAGGTTGAGGTCCCTGAAGCTGCGCAGGAGCAGAGCAACCATAATTCTGTGGAGGCAGTCCCTGCTGTCCCTATGCAGATGTCAGTATTACCACCATGTATATCAAGGGAAGAGCTAGCTCCAACCAAGATTCAGACCGCATTCCGAGGTTACCTGGTAATATAAAATTAGCTTTGAATTAAGCTGTTTCGTGCATTTTGTAAGATATGGATGCCTTGTGCTACATCTTTGAATAATTTAGATAAGAACTCACTGTGCCAGTTAAAATATTACACTGGTTGCTTTTGTTAATAGCTAAAAAAAAAGGTTGTTAATAGCTACTGGTAAAAAAACTAAAGATGATTCATTGTTTATTTACCTGGGCTGCTGCTTAGCAGTTTTGAGGATACAGTTCTTTTTTCTTATGATTTCCCTCCACATCAACATTACTGAACATGCAAGCAAATGTCTGTCGGCTGCAGACTTTCTCCCACAGTGTTCCACATTTAGGTGTTGGCAACCCACCGAACCTGCATCTTGTAGTCATTCAGTTATTATTTGGATGTGAGTTCTCTTGGTTCAATACTTTTGCTATTGAGGATTTGTGTATTCTTTTCACAGCATTGTGTGGTAAATGAATTTTTATGAATCATAGCAAGTTTTCTAGCTTCAATTGCACCTTTAGGAACTGCTAGCTTCTAGTGTAATGCCCCTCGCCCCCTTTGATGCGATTGTTGCCCTTTCCGTTTATTTTCAGTATATGTTTATTGCAGTGGCCCTGAAATCAATCTTTCCAGGTGTTGCAATTGAAGTCATGAACTGGCAGTTGGTGGCAGCTACCTTTCATTATTCTTCTTACAGATACTTTTTCTGCCTGTGATATTCATGTATCTATAATACAAACAGAATTTTGTGAATGTTGACTTTTCAGCAGTGTATTTTGTTTGAATGCAAACATGGCTTCAAACTTCATGTTGCTTTTAGTAAAAGTGGAGAATATTATAGTTTGTAAATTGTAAGATGACGAAATAactttgaaaatttgattttcttactcataaagaagctaaaaggcaagttttataggacggcgattagacctgctatgttgtatggtgcagaatgttggcctacgaaaagacgacatgttcaacagctaagtgtcgcggaaatgcgtatgttgcgttggatttgcggtcataaaagaagggatcgagttcggaacgatgatatacgtgatagattaggggtagcgccaattgaagaaaagcttgtccaacaccggttgagatggtttggacatgtgcaacggagacctccagaggcaccggtgcgtagtggaatcctaagccaggatagtaacgtgaagagaggcagaggaagaccgaagttgacttggtagagacaataaaaggagacttgaaaggatggaatatacctaaagacttagccttagataggagtgcttggaagacagctattcacgtgcctgaaccttgattgcttctgatgggtttcaactctagcctaccctaacttgtttgggacttaaaggctttgttgttgttgttgttgactcATAAAGAAGAATATAATTTATACTGTAAGTATGCTGAGACTTCCCTTCTTTGATAATAACAGGCAAGGAGAGCATTAAGAGCCCTGCGAGGCCTTGATTGAAGACACTGGTTGATGGTAATTTTATTAAGCGTCAAGCTGCAAGCACTCTGCGCTGTATGCAGACTCTAGCACGGGTGCAATCACAGATACGTTCAAGGAGACTGAAGATGTCTGAGGAGAACCAGGCCCTCCAACGTCAGCTCTTACTGAAACAAGAATTGGATAATTTCAGGGTAGGCAAATCTCAAATCCCTGCACAAGAAGATTCCATGTGCTGCTTGTTCACTTGATTTGAGTAATATtgtttttctccttttctctATGCCTTGAGATAttcacaaaatgttgtcaagagCGCTAAATATATTCAGTTTGTAAATAAAACCAGATGGGTGAGCAGTGGGATGACAGTACTCAATCCAAGGAGCAAATTGAGGCGATCCTAATAAGCAGGCAAGAGGCTGCAGTAAGACGAGAGAGAGCACTTGCATACGCATTTTCTCATCAGGTAGGTTTCTGTTGTTCGTCAATAACAGGTGCCAATATGTATATTATCTCTTAGTGTGAGAGCATGCTTATAATGTTTCATTCTGTTCGTTGCAGTGGAAGAGCACTTCGAGGTCTGCCAATCCAATGTTTGTGGACCCAAACAACCTACAGTGGGGCTGGAGCTGGTTGGAACGCTGGATGGCAGCAAAGCCATGGAAGGGCCAGAATGGAACTGACAAAGAGAGCAACATTGACCGTGGATCCATGAAGAGCATGAGCTTGAACCTTGGAGAGGGTGAGATCACAAAGGCCTTCAACCGTCGGGACTAAGCCAGACAAGCCAGCACCAACTACTCCAAAACTGATCCGTCCAGCCTCCAGGCAGTCCCCATCAACACTTTCTCCTAAAGTAACACCAATCCTTGTGAGGAAGAAATCCACCATGCCAAAGAATGACCCTAAGCGTTCAGTCTGAACGACCAAGGTGGCACAGCATAGCCACCTCAACGGTGCGGGACAGTGAGAGTGTTGCAGGCTCCCCATCAGTCCCAAGCTACATGGTTCCCACAGAATCTGCAAGGGCTAAGTCCTGCCTCCATGGCTCGGCATTAAAGAACGGTGCAGAGACACCAGAAAAAGGAGGCTCTGCTGGACCCGCGAAGAAGAGGTTATCCTTCCAATCTGGAATGGCATCTCCCTCACCGATGAGGAGGCATTCTGGTCCTCCTAAGGTGGAAGATAGTGAAGAAAATTGTTGATCCGCCATATAGTCAGCAGCCTGGTAACTGATGGTGGAAACAAATGATACGTAAGACAAATGGATGGTGAGAGGGGCAATGGATTCTGCAGAAGTGCAGATATATTTAATTCATGAAGAAAGTTTGATGTTACACAAGTATGAAGAGTTGGGGTTTGTATTTTTGAACAATTATGACCACATTGGTTTTGATGTAAAAAAAAAGATTCATGGTTTCTGTCACTCAGTTTGATTAGATAAtagttgcaaaaaaaaaaaaaaactccgttTGTTGGGTGCAAAACAATCTCAGTTTGTTTCTGAACCTTTGTATAAACAGGTTTTCTGTTTATGCGAGGCCTACATTTGCTCATGTGT
This Miscanthus floridulus cultivar M001 unplaced genomic scaffold, ASM1932011v1 fs_364_2_3, whole genome shotgun sequence DNA region includes the following protein-coding sequences:
- the LOC136531493 gene encoding uncharacterized protein, translated to MHLVVDAGYPNRPGYLAPYKGERYHLPEWHRGMEPNTPKEKFNRIHSSVRNVIERSFGVLKMKWQILYKIPGYSMVTQKKIVAATMVLHNFIREHASVDVDFANFDRDPTYMPTIPERYNKYAVSQHASDGSTSESSFVTMDTFRDNMATSIALAWN